The sequence TAAAAACAAAGATATACCAAGAGTAAAAACTATCCATATCCCGATACTTGATATGAAAGTCACTATTTCTTTTTTTGGTGAATATTTGCCCCTATAACTATCTGAAACTAGTCCAACCATAGCTCCCATAACAGACTTAATAATAAGTGTTGGAATAATCCAATAAGCATAACCTCCTACTAAATCGGCCAATGCTGCACCTAAACCCCCAGCTAAAGCACCAACTTTCCAGCCGAACAAAATAGCTGCTATGAAAATGATACTATCTCCAAGATGCACATATCCTCTTGTGAACGGAACAGGAACTTTTAACGCAAAAGTCAACACAAAAACTAAAGCAACCATTATTCCAGTAACAACAACATCCTTTGTTTTCAAGTTTAAATTCCCCCTTTTAAAAGCTATGCTTACTTTCTGTGGGTTTATAATTGCCAAAATATATTCAAATTATACCAAAATGGATAATTAAATATAAAATTAGTATAATGAAATTATTTTCAATGAAATTTTCTTCAAAGAGTAATTAATCACTTATAATCGGCAATAATCACCTCTAATTAATGATATTTACCTTTGACTTAATTTGTTATTTGAAGTATAATTAATCTACAAAAATAATATATCAAATTTCTTCTAAAACTAGAAAGGGGGAAAGCGATGCTTCTTTCTCAAAGGGTTTTAAATACTCAATTTTCACCGATTAGAAAGCTTACACCTTATGCTGAAAAAGCAAGAAAAGAAGGGAAAAAAATATATTACCTAAACATAGGGCAACCTGACGTTGAAACCCCAAAAGAGTTCTTCGAGGGGATAAAAAAATACTCTTCTAACATTGTATATTACAGTCACTCAGCTGGATTATATGAGTTAAGAGAGGCTTTTTCTGATTATTATAAATCATGGAATATAGACTTTAATCCAGAAGAACTAATCGTCACTACGGGAGGAAGTGAGGCAGTTATTTTTTCTTTAGCAACAGTTGCCGATCCGGGTGATGAAGTAATTGTTATAGAGCCGTTCTACGCAAATTATAAAGGATTTGCTGAAATGCTAGATGTTAAACTGCGCCCTGTAAAAGCTGATCCCGAAACTGGTTATGCAGTACCTTCAAGAGAAGAGTTTGAAAAAGCTTATAACAACAAAGTTAAAGCGATTATTTTTTCAAACCCTTCAAACCCCACAGGCGCTGTGTATGACTTTGAAGAAGTTAAAAGAATAGTGGATTTCGCAAAGGAAAAAGATATATTTGTAATCTCTGATGAGGTATATAAAGAGTTTACCTTTGATGGGAAAGAGCATATTTCACTTATGGATTTTGAAGATAAAGATAGATTTATTTTGGTAGATAGTGTCTCAAAACGATACAGCTTATGTGGAGCAAGAATAGGAGTTCTAGCAAGCAAAAACAAAAAAGTTATGGAACAGGTTATGAAATTTGCTCAATCTAGGTTAAGCCCCCCTTTAATGGCACAGTTTGGGCTTTTAGGATTATTAAAAAATTTAGAAAGCGATTATTTAATCAGAATGCAAAAAGAGTATCAAGACAGAAGGGATGCGGTTTACGAAGAAATATCAATGATAGAAGGAGCTGTTTTCAAAAAGCCACATGGAGCTTTCTATTTTTCAGTAAAACTTCCTGTCGATGATTCAGAAGAGTTCATAAAATGGATGCTCACTGATTTTAATATAAATGGAGAAACGGTAATGGTTTCACCTTTATCTGGATTCTATGCTACCCCTGATGCTGGGAAGCAAGAAATTAGAATCGCCTATGTTTTAAATAGTGATGAATTGAGAAAGGCTTGTAGAATTTTAAGAGAAGCAATAACTACATATAATAAAAGATAATTACAAAAGTAGAATTAGCTTTAAT comes from Petrotoga sp. 9PW.55.5.1 and encodes:
- a CDS encoding pyridoxal phosphate-dependent aminotransferase, with the protein product MLLSQRVLNTQFSPIRKLTPYAEKARKEGKKIYYLNIGQPDVETPKEFFEGIKKYSSNIVYYSHSAGLYELREAFSDYYKSWNIDFNPEELIVTTGGSEAVIFSLATVADPGDEVIVIEPFYANYKGFAEMLDVKLRPVKADPETGYAVPSREEFEKAYNNKVKAIIFSNPSNPTGAVYDFEEVKRIVDFAKEKDIFVISDEVYKEFTFDGKEHISLMDFEDKDRFILVDSVSKRYSLCGARIGVLASKNKKVMEQVMKFAQSRLSPPLMAQFGLLGLLKNLESDYLIRMQKEYQDRRDAVYEEISMIEGAVFKKPHGAFYFSVKLPVDDSEEFIKWMLTDFNINGETVMVSPLSGFYATPDAGKQEIRIAYVLNSDELRKACRILREAITTYNKR